The following proteins are co-located in the Lentibacillus sp. JNUCC-1 genome:
- a CDS encoding Zn-dependent hydrolase has protein sequence MEANVERIAKHIEALSKFTSTPGEGVTRLSYSKEDLGARAYIKEQMETYGLLVYEDGMGNVFGKLPGRGTDLPSVIIGSHFDSVPNGGAYDGAAGVVAGLEVAALFQEHAITPEHPLEVIAMVEEEGTRFGSGLMGSRGIVGNLTEEYLNKTTDNDGISIREAMTHAGVNTEVPRKRDPKTIKAFLEMHIEQGPVLEEAKVPIGIVEGIVGLAQLEVTIEGKAGHAGTTPMEKRKDAMVTAGKMVGQLPELAIDEGYGTVITTGKLQVYPNGANVIPNKVVFTVDIRAGEEQQVLNVIDKTKTLIQAHSVNGMKIHVEEQLYIQPKALDLSIKHLLEETSKTHNITYLNMNSGAGHDAMVLSDVTPTGLLFIPSLNGLSHCPEEYSEPADIAKSVDILYTAIKELVLGK, from the coding sequence GTGGAAGCGAATGTAGAACGAATTGCTAAGCACATTGAAGCGTTAAGCAAGTTTACATCAACACCTGGGGAGGGGGTAACACGACTAAGCTACAGCAAAGAAGACCTGGGAGCGAGAGCATACATTAAAGAACAGATGGAGACATATGGACTTTTGGTATACGAGGACGGAATGGGAAACGTGTTTGGAAAATTACCAGGGCGTGGGACAGACCTCCCAAGTGTTATCATCGGCTCTCATTTTGACAGTGTTCCGAACGGCGGTGCTTATGATGGTGCGGCAGGTGTCGTGGCTGGTCTAGAAGTTGCTGCATTATTTCAGGAACACGCGATCACGCCTGAGCATCCCTTGGAAGTTATCGCCATGGTAGAAGAAGAGGGCACACGTTTTGGAAGTGGACTGATGGGATCAAGAGGAATCGTGGGCAATTTAACAGAAGAATATTTAAATAAAACAACGGACAATGACGGAATCTCTATAAGAGAGGCCATGACACATGCTGGCGTAAACACTGAAGTGCCGAGAAAAAGGGATCCTAAGACAATCAAGGCTTTTTTGGAAATGCATATCGAACAGGGGCCTGTTTTGGAAGAAGCAAAAGTCCCCATTGGCATCGTTGAGGGCATCGTAGGGCTGGCGCAGCTGGAAGTGACAATTGAAGGGAAGGCCGGGCATGCAGGGACAACCCCTATGGAAAAACGCAAAGACGCGATGGTCACGGCAGGAAAAATGGTTGGACAGTTACCGGAACTTGCCATCGACGAAGGATATGGCACTGTGATCACAACAGGAAAGCTTCAAGTGTATCCAAACGGGGCGAATGTCATTCCGAATAAAGTTGTATTTACAGTGGATATCAGAGCCGGGGAGGAGCAACAGGTTTTAAATGTCATTGACAAAACAAAAACGCTTATTCAGGCACATAGTGTGAACGGTATGAAGATCCATGTTGAAGAACAATTGTATATTCAACCCAAAGCACTCGATTTGTCGATAAAGCATCTGCTGGAAGAGACAAGTAAGACACACAACATCACTTATCTTAATATGAACAGTGGAGCGGGACATGACGCTATGGTACTGTCTGATGTAACCCCAACCGGTCTTCTGTTTATCCCAAGTCTAAATGGTCTCAGCCATTGCCCAGAAGAATACTCAGAACCAGCGGATATCGCCAAAAGTGTTGATATTCTTTATACTGCCATCAAAGAATTGGTTTTGGGAAAGTAG
- a CDS encoding twin-arginine translocation signal domain-containing protein yields the protein MTDEQKDALSRRRFIKNTGMVAGGVVGGSLLGGSLRVNSRQMRRHLSLQIKLKICITPGCSLVDKRISLY from the coding sequence ATGACAGATGAACAAAAAGATGCATTGAGTCGGAGAAGGTTTATAAAGAACACTGGTATGGTTGCTGGGGGTGTGGTTGGCGGATCATTGCTCGGGGGCTCTTTACGAGTCAATTCCAGACAGATGAGAAGGCACCTGTCACTACAGATCAAACTGAAAATCTGCATTACGCCAGGATGTTCTTTAGTCGACAAGAGGATTTCGCTATATTAG
- a CDS encoding gluconate 2-dehydrogenase subunit 3 family protein, which translates to MFFSRQEDFAILAAATERIFPKDETGPGAIELEVPYFIDKQLAGYWGLNGKSYMKSPFYLNLQTHEYQHKNPDQDKSGPNTDTQAPTPIPRHQSRLNRGEIFMQGIRRIDEVSRKRHDKKFVDLEGTEQDEILQAFESGEVKMNGVASVTFFSLLKQTTIEGAYADPVYGGNKHMLGWKMKEYPGPRMGYTNEIEEESFIKKKQLSLRDYQS; encoded by the coding sequence ATGTTCTTTAGTCGACAAGAGGATTTCGCTATATTAGCCGCTGCAACAGAACGTATTTTCCCTAAAGACGAGACCGGGCCTGGCGCCATTGAATTGGAGGTTCCTTATTTTATTGATAAGCAACTGGCAGGTTACTGGGGTCTAAATGGAAAATCTTATATGAAGAGTCCATTTTATCTGAACCTGCAGACACATGAATACCAACACAAAAACCCAGACCAAGATAAGTCTGGCCCTAACACTGACACTCAGGCACCTACACCAATTCCAAGACATCAATCAAGGTTGAACCGTGGCGAAATCTTTATGCAAGGCATACGCCGTATCGATGAAGTAAGCCGAAAAAGACATGATAAGAAGTTCGTTGACCTAGAAGGCACTGAACAAGATGAAATTTTGCAGGCATTTGAATCAGGGGAAGTCAAAATGAATGGTGTCGCTTCAGTAACATTCTTTAGTCTCTTGAAGCAAACCACAATTGAGGGTGCTTATGCTGATCCGGTTTACGGTGGGAATAAACACATGCTTGGCTGGAAAATGAAAGAATATCCAGGGCCGCGGATGGGCTATACGAATGAAATTGAAGAAGAATCCTTTATAAAAAAGAAACAACTGAGCTTAAGAGATTATCAATCCTAA
- a CDS encoding GMC family oxidoreductase, giving the protein MAKQLDKVDVVVVGTGWAGGIVSAELAKAGKKVVALERGEYRNRQDYIGVKDELRFTNRFEMMQNLSHETITSRNTLDETALPVRTRDEYMAGTDLGGGSVHWAGATYRYWPYDFEIYSKTVERYGKDKIPEGMTIQDWGITYDEMDKYYTRFEKTAGISGEEDPLGAKRSEGYPNPPLKETPPLRLFKDAAKKLGYHPYQVAAGNLSQNYENPDGEVLNACMYCSYCTQYGCDFGAKSDPLVSVIPTAQKTGNFEVRTKANARRVLYDGGGKANGIRYVDLDTGLEYDQPADVVVLAGFTLTNNRLLMLSGIGEQYDPKTRKGVIGRNFNGQFNLTFRGARGYFDDKKFNLYMGAGALGATLSDYAADNFDHSDVDFINGGGIELRQYGDGAIASNHVPDGTPKWGSEFKKNSVYYAYRNLYVWYTPAIMSWWHNYLDLDPTYKDDFNDPLIRITNKYTDQDRNIAQFGVEKCTEIVKEMGADIIDEDTIPEEFDHIYQGGHYAGGVIMGEDPETSAVNNYLQMWDVENLFVVGGSAFPQFAGHHPTSTIGALAYRAAEGIEKYLNNGGGKLVSAKQKDSQLS; this is encoded by the coding sequence ATGGCTAAACAATTGGATAAAGTAGATGTCGTTGTAGTTGGTACCGGCTGGGCGGGCGGAATCGTTTCTGCGGAATTGGCGAAAGCCGGGAAAAAGGTTGTAGCCCTTGAACGCGGTGAATACAGAAACAGACAAGATTATATCGGAGTCAAAGACGAATTGCGGTTTACGAATCGGTTTGAAATGATGCAAAACCTATCACATGAAACTATTACATCGCGAAATACACTGGATGAAACAGCACTTCCTGTACGCACCCGTGATGAATATATGGCCGGAACGGACTTGGGTGGCGGCAGTGTGCACTGGGCAGGTGCAACGTATCGTTATTGGCCGTATGATTTCGAGATATACAGTAAAACAGTTGAACGATACGGTAAGGATAAAATCCCTGAAGGCATGACCATTCAGGATTGGGGCATCACCTATGATGAGATGGACAAATACTATACCCGCTTTGAAAAAACAGCAGGGATTTCAGGGGAAGAAGATCCACTAGGCGCAAAGAGATCGGAAGGCTATCCAAATCCGCCTTTGAAAGAAACACCGCCTCTCCGTTTATTCAAAGACGCTGCCAAGAAATTGGGATATCACCCCTATCAGGTAGCAGCTGGCAACCTCTCACAAAACTACGAAAACCCTGATGGAGAGGTCTTAAACGCATGTATGTATTGCTCCTACTGTACACAGTACGGCTGTGATTTCGGAGCAAAGTCCGACCCGTTAGTATCTGTCATCCCTACTGCTCAGAAAACGGGTAATTTTGAAGTACGAACCAAGGCCAATGCCCGGCGCGTTCTCTATGATGGTGGCGGCAAGGCAAACGGGATCCGATATGTAGATCTGGATACCGGGCTGGAATATGATCAACCCGCAGATGTCGTTGTGCTGGCTGGGTTCACTTTGACGAATAACCGTCTCCTAATGTTGTCAGGCATTGGTGAACAATATGATCCCAAAACCAGAAAAGGTGTCATTGGACGTAATTTTAACGGACAATTTAACCTGACTTTTCGTGGAGCAAGAGGTTACTTTGACGACAAGAAATTCAATCTGTATATGGGGGCCGGCGCACTTGGAGCGACTTTAAGTGATTATGCGGCTGATAACTTTGATCATTCCGATGTAGACTTCATTAATGGCGGCGGTATTGAACTCAGACAGTACGGTGACGGAGCAATAGCCAGTAATCATGTTCCCGACGGTACACCTAAATGGGGATCTGAGTTCAAGAAAAACTCGGTTTACTATGCCTACCGTAATCTCTATGTTTGGTACACCCCTGCCATTATGTCATGGTGGCATAATTATTTGGATCTTGATCCGACCTATAAAGATGATTTTAATGATCCATTAATTCGTATTACCAACAAATACACCGATCAGGATCGTAATATCGCTCAGTTCGGAGTTGAAAAATGTACAGAAATTGTTAAAGAAATGGGTGCTGATATAATAGACGAAGATACAATCCCTGAAGAGTTTGACCACATCTATCAAGGTGGACACTATGCTGGTGGGGTGATTATGGGTGAAGACCCGGAAACTTCCGCAGTCAATAATTACTTGCAAATGTGGGATGTAGAAAACTTGTTTGTCGTTGGTGGGTCTGCGTTTCCGCAATTCGCTGGACACCATCCGACTTCAACTATTGGCGCTCTTGCTTATCGTGCTGCAGAAGGTATCGAGAAATACTTGAACAACGGCGGTGGAAAACTGGTTTCAGCTAAACAGAAAGATAGTCAACTATCATAA
- a CDS encoding transcriptional regulator SplA domain-containing protein — translation MEINQSFQPGEVVYIIIRNPHAQDVAHVQQAAVVQDPESHTGLSLFIHETYFPLTEEFAVYQTEEEAEQAYQEAFDSPDTGGETYYG, via the coding sequence ATGGAAATCAATCAATCTTTCCAGCCTGGCGAAGTGGTTTATATCATTATACGTAATCCCCATGCTCAAGATGTCGCCCATGTGCAACAGGCAGCTGTTGTTCAGGACCCTGAGAGCCATACAGGTTTGTCTCTTTTCATTCATGAAACTTATTTTCCCTTGACAGAGGAATTTGCAGTGTATCAGACTGAGGAAGAAGCAGAACAAGCTTATCAAGAAGCTTTTGACTCTCCTGATACTGGAGGAGAAACGTATTATGGTTAG
- the splB gene encoding spore photoproduct lyase has product MVRPFVPQLVYVEPRALEYPLGNELVEKFNNMGIEIRETTSHNQIRNLPGDNHFQKYRTAKSTLVVGLRKTLKFDTSKPSAEYAIPFATGCMGHCHYCYLQTTMGSKPYIRTYVNVDEIFDAAEAYMQERAPEITRFEASCTSDIVGVDHLTHTLKRAIEYFGSSEHGKLRFVTKFAHVDHLLDAKHNGRTRFRFSVNDEYIIKYFEPGTSRLNERIEAAVKVAEAGYPLGFIVAPIYIHEGWQEGYKEMFEKLEAALPQKATKDLTFELIQHRFTKPAKRVIQENYPMTKLELDESKRKWKWGRYGIGKYVYQDNEQEAIKDTLGGYIKSFFPDAKIEYFT; this is encoded by the coding sequence ATGGTTAGGCCCTTTGTACCGCAGCTTGTCTATGTTGAACCAAGGGCATTGGAATATCCGCTTGGCAATGAACTCGTTGAAAAGTTTAATAACATGGGCATTGAAATCCGTGAAACGACATCTCACAACCAAATACGTAATCTACCTGGAGATAACCATTTTCAAAAATACCGAACGGCCAAGTCAACCCTTGTAGTCGGACTGCGCAAAACATTAAAATTCGATACATCAAAGCCATCCGCGGAATATGCGATCCCCTTTGCTACTGGCTGTATGGGGCATTGCCACTATTGTTATTTACAGACAACAATGGGCAGTAAACCTTATATTCGCACATATGTCAATGTAGATGAAATTTTTGATGCAGCGGAAGCCTATATGCAAGAACGCGCTCCGGAAATCACCAGATTTGAAGCATCGTGTACTTCTGACATTGTAGGTGTTGATCACCTGACACATACGTTAAAACGTGCGATTGAGTATTTTGGGTCTTCAGAGCACGGAAAACTCCGGTTCGTCACAAAGTTTGCCCATGTGGATCATTTGCTGGATGCCAAACATAACGGCAGAACCCGGTTTCGATTTAGTGTCAACGATGAATACATCATCAAGTACTTTGAGCCTGGAACCTCAAGATTGAACGAGCGTATTGAAGCAGCTGTAAAAGTTGCTGAGGCAGGGTACCCGCTCGGTTTCATCGTTGCGCCCATTTATATCCATGAGGGCTGGCAGGAAGGCTACAAAGAAATGTTTGAAAAATTGGAAGCTGCCCTGCCCCAGAAGGCGACGAAAGATTTAACGTTTGAGCTCATACAGCACCGGTTTACCAAGCCGGCCAAACGTGTCATTCAGGAAAACTATCCCATGACTAAACTGGAGTTAGACGAATCCAAGCGTAAATGGAAATGGGGACGCTACGGAATTGGAAAATACGTTTACCAGGATAATGAGCAAGAAGCGATTAAAGACACCCTTGGCGGTTACATTAAATCCTTTTTTCCTGATGCGAAGATTGAGTATTTTACGTGA
- a CDS encoding vWA domain-containing protein: MTGNVTEIIFLLDRSGSMAGLEDDTIGGFNAFVEKQRSLSGETRLTTILFDDRYEMIHDGVHANKASLTHETYYVRGMTALLDAVGRTINTVKARCQEEDQNVIFVITTDGMENASQEFSQRQIKEMITCQQAKHGWEFIFMGANIDSVQEADNIGIRKDRARTFEASHAGVQSMYEELHEDIVDYRQGKI, translated from the coding sequence ATGACTGGAAATGTAACTGAAATTATCTTCCTGCTCGATAGAAGCGGTTCGATGGCAGGCTTGGAAGATGATACGATTGGAGGGTTCAATGCATTTGTGGAGAAGCAGCGCAGTCTTTCTGGTGAAACAAGACTTACGACGATTCTCTTTGATGATCGGTATGAAATGATTCATGACGGGGTTCATGCAAACAAAGCATCCTTAACTCATGAGACGTATTATGTGAGAGGCATGACCGCATTACTTGATGCTGTGGGAAGAACCATCAATACTGTAAAAGCTCGGTGTCAGGAAGAGGATCAGAATGTTATTTTTGTGATCACGACAGATGGTATGGAAAATGCCAGTCAGGAATTTTCACAGCGTCAGATAAAAGAAATGATTACATGCCAGCAAGCAAAACACGGATGGGAATTCATTTTCATGGGAGCAAATATTGATTCGGTTCAAGAAGCGGATAATATTGGGATTAGAAAAGATCGTGCCAGAACATTTGAGGCATCTCATGCGGGCGTTCAAAGTATGTATGAAGAACTTCATGAAGACATCGTCGATTACCGGCAAGGCAAAATTTAA
- a CDS encoding putative holin-like toxin produces the protein MTAFEALSLVAQFSISLIALLTLIIAVVVFLNKKK, from the coding sequence ATGACGGCATTCGAAGCATTAAGTCTCGTGGCGCAATTCAGCATTTCGCTGATTGCATTACTCACACTTATAATCGCTGTTGTCGTCTTTCTAAACAAAAAGAAGTAA
- a CDS encoding GNAT family N-acetyltransferase — protein MSKVIMTENGLKLRLFQTSDAADVAHMCNNYNIYRNTLHLPYPYSEEDAIAWIKPQLEHFKNGRAYEFAITDQDSGKIYGAIGVSHNQQAQNGEVGYWIGEEYWGNGYATGALRAIMQFAFEEKHYHKVYARCFGSNPASGRVLKKAGMHREGILIDHVTKDERYEDLIYYGLLRDQYEDLSESP, from the coding sequence ATGTCTAAGGTTATAATGACTGAGAATGGGTTAAAGCTCAGATTATTTCAAACATCTGATGCAGCTGATGTCGCCCACATGTGTAACAATTATAATATTTATAGGAACACGTTACACTTGCCATACCCTTATTCAGAGGAAGATGCAATAGCATGGATTAAGCCTCAACTTGAACATTTTAAAAACGGCAGAGCTTATGAATTTGCAATTACGGATCAGGATTCTGGCAAAATATACGGAGCAATCGGCGTATCTCATAATCAGCAAGCTCAAAATGGTGAAGTCGGATACTGGATCGGGGAAGAATACTGGGGGAATGGCTATGCAACAGGGGCTTTGAGGGCAATTATGCAATTCGCTTTTGAAGAGAAACACTATCATAAGGTATATGCAAGGTGCTTTGGTTCAAATCCGGCTTCAGGCCGTGTTTTGAAAAAAGCAGGCATGCATAGGGAAGGTATATTGATCGACCATGTGACAAAGGACGAACGATATGAAGATCTTATTTACTATGGACTGCTAAGAGACCAATATGAGGACTTAAGTGAATCCCCATAA
- the pepT gene encoding peptidase T, with protein MKQDLIKRLDTYARIDTQSDGDSQTTPSTPGQWNLAELLVEELKTIGMKDVTIDDNAYVMATLPTNTDKSVPTIGFLAHVDTATDFTGKDVNPQIVSDYDGKAIELNKELGVVLSPEEFPELASYKGHTLITTDGSTLLGADNKAGIAEIMTAMAYLKQNPDIKHGDIRVAFTPDEEIGRGPHKFDVERFNADFAYTIDGGPLGELQYESFNAAAAKVTFTGNSVHPGTAKNKMVNAGKMAAEFICKFPSQEAPEHTEKYEGFYHLIDVNGNVENTVVNYIIRDFDKNNFEARKNTISRYVEQINDTYGPGSATLEMNDQYYNMKEKIEPVMEIVDVASEAMTNLGIEPLIKPVRGGTDGSQLSYKGLPTPNIFTGGENYHGKFEYISVDNMEKATNVIVEICKLFERR; from the coding sequence ATGAAACAGGATTTGATTAAACGACTGGATACATATGCCAGAATTGACACACAGTCTGATGGAGACAGCCAAACCACCCCCTCCACCCCAGGTCAGTGGAATCTTGCCGAACTGTTGGTGGAAGAGTTAAAAACAATTGGTATGAAAGACGTCACCATTGACGACAATGCTTACGTTATGGCAACTTTGCCAACAAATACCGATAAAAGCGTACCGACAATCGGCTTTCTGGCACATGTAGACACCGCAACAGACTTCACTGGCAAAGATGTGAATCCACAGATTGTCAGCGATTACGACGGGAAAGCGATCGAGTTAAATAAAGAGCTTGGTGTTGTGCTTTCACCTGAAGAATTCCCTGAATTAGCCAGCTACAAAGGCCATACACTGATAACAACGGATGGGAGCACTCTCCTTGGTGCCGACAATAAAGCGGGCATTGCTGAAATCATGACCGCCATGGCCTATTTGAAACAAAATCCTGACATCAAACATGGTGATATTCGTGTGGCTTTCACGCCGGATGAAGAAATTGGCCGTGGGCCGCATAAATTTGATGTCGAGCGTTTTAATGCAGATTTCGCCTATACAATTGATGGAGGCCCTCTCGGTGAATTGCAATACGAAAGTTTCAATGCTGCCGCTGCCAAAGTAACGTTCACAGGCAACAGCGTTCATCCTGGAACAGCCAAGAATAAAATGGTGAATGCGGGCAAGATGGCTGCGGAATTTATTTGTAAATTCCCTTCACAGGAAGCACCTGAGCATACGGAAAAATATGAGGGTTTCTATCATTTAATTGATGTTAACGGTAATGTTGAAAATACCGTTGTAAATTATATCATCAGGGATTTTGATAAAAACAATTTTGAAGCCCGAAAAAACACCATCAGTCGTTATGTTGAACAGATCAATGATACGTATGGTCCCGGTAGTGCGACACTCGAAATGAACGATCAATATTACAATATGAAAGAAAAAATTGAACCAGTTATGGAGATTGTCGATGTTGCAAGCGAAGCAATGACAAATCTCGGAATTGAACCATTGATCAAACCCGTTCGTGGGGGGACGGATGGTTCACAGCTGTCATACAAAGGTTTGCCAACCCCGAATATTTTTACCGGCGGTGAGAATTATCATGGGAAATTTGAGTACATTTCCGTTGATAATATGGAAAAAGCGACCAATGTGATCGTAGAAATTTGTAAGTTATTTGAACGACGATAA